Proteins encoded within one genomic window of Burkholderiaceae bacterium:
- a CDS encoding Terpene utilization protein AtuA, whose protein sequence is MSPQKTVRIGGASGFWGDSSVGAPQLVQSGGIDYLVFDYLAELTMSILAAARLKKPELGYATDFVTVTMKSILKDVVAKGIRVVSNAGGVNPQGCADALAALAKELGVTVKTAVVTGDDVMPQLPQLREARPPVTELQSGAPLPVKVLTANAYLGAAPIKAALDAGAQIVITGRCVDSAVTLGVLMHEFGWRASDLDQLAGGSLAGHIIECGAQGTGGLHTDWQEVPDWAHIGYPIVECAADGSFIVTKPEGTGGLVAPQCVAEQMLYEIHDPAAYLLPDVVCDWRAVSIEPAGAQRVRVHGARGLAPTPFYKVSATYVDGFKTSAQLTLVGFDAAAKARRTGEAILARVGELLAAQGLAPFSATLIEVLGTESCYGPLANPAVAQTREAILRLSARHPDKAALELLAREVAPAGTSWSPGTTGVGGRPGVSPLIRQYAFLLDKARVAPKVTLDGEPLVSPHPNPLPEGEGGRPGAAPPRSTHWEEAGKPGAAQSPSPLWGEGGVRGGPGAAIDDGNRSAALMEQALATTNSVAHDAIEVPLIRLAWARSGDKGDTSNIGVIARRPEWLPLLRAQLTPERVREHLVHLVKGKVVRHEVPGIHAFNFVCEQALGGGGMASLRNDPLGKGMGQILLALPVRVPKAWFPAESGGPTDSPRA, encoded by the coding sequence ATGAGCCCGCAGAAAACGGTCCGCATCGGCGGCGCCTCGGGTTTCTGGGGCGACTCCAGCGTCGGCGCACCGCAGCTGGTGCAAAGCGGCGGTATCGACTACCTGGTGTTCGATTACCTGGCCGAACTGACCATGTCGATCCTGGCGGCTGCTCGGCTGAAGAAGCCCGAACTCGGCTACGCCACCGACTTCGTGACGGTGACGATGAAATCGATCCTGAAGGACGTGGTCGCCAAGGGGATTCGCGTGGTCAGCAACGCCGGCGGCGTGAATCCGCAGGGCTGCGCCGATGCACTTGCCGCGCTGGCCAAAGAGTTGGGCGTCACGGTGAAGACCGCCGTCGTCACCGGCGACGACGTGATGCCGCAGTTGCCGCAGTTGCGCGAGGCTCGGCCCCCCGTGACCGAACTGCAAAGCGGCGCGCCGCTGCCGGTCAAGGTGCTGACCGCCAACGCCTACCTCGGCGCCGCGCCGATCAAGGCCGCGCTCGATGCCGGCGCGCAGATCGTCATCACCGGCCGCTGCGTCGATTCGGCCGTCACGCTGGGCGTGCTGATGCACGAGTTCGGCTGGCGGGCGAGCGATCTCGACCAATTGGCCGGCGGGAGCCTTGCTGGTCACATCATCGAATGCGGCGCCCAGGGCACCGGCGGGCTGCACACCGACTGGCAGGAGGTGCCCGACTGGGCGCACATCGGCTATCCGATCGTCGAATGCGCGGCGGACGGGAGCTTCATCGTCACAAAGCCGGAAGGCACCGGCGGCCTCGTTGCGCCGCAATGCGTGGCCGAGCAGATGCTCTATGAAATCCACGACCCGGCGGCGTATCTGCTGCCCGACGTGGTGTGCGACTGGCGCGCGGTGAGCATCGAGCCGGCCGGCGCGCAGCGGGTACGCGTGCACGGCGCGCGCGGGCTTGCGCCGACGCCGTTCTACAAAGTTAGCGCGACCTACGTGGACGGCTTCAAGACCTCGGCGCAGCTGACCCTCGTCGGCTTCGACGCAGCGGCGAAGGCGCGTCGCACCGGCGAAGCGATCCTCGCGCGCGTCGGCGAACTGCTGGCGGCGCAAGGCCTGGCACCGTTCAGCGCGACGCTGATCGAAGTGCTGGGCACCGAATCGTGCTACGGCCCGCTGGCCAATCCGGCGGTGGCGCAGACGCGCGAGGCGATCCTGCGCCTGTCCGCGCGCCACCCGGACAAGGCGGCGCTGGAACTGCTGGCGCGCGAGGTCGCGCCGGCCGGCACCTCGTGGTCGCCCGGCACCACCGGCGTCGGCGGACGCCCCGGCGTGTCGCCGCTGATCCGGCAGTACGCGTTCCTGCTGGACAAGGCGCGCGTGGCACCCAAGGTGACGCTCGATGGCGAACCGCTTGTCAGCCCTCACCCCAACCCTCTCCCGGAGGGAGAGGGAGGAAGGCCGGGAGCGGCGCCGCCGCGCTCGACCCACTGGGAAGAGGCAGGAAAACCGGGAGCAGCACAATCGCCCTCGCCCCTCTGGGGAGAGGGAGGGGTGAGGGGCGGCCCCGGCGCAGCGATTGATGATGGAAATCGCAGCGCAGCCCTTATGGAGCAAGCGCTAGCAACTACTAATTCAGTAGCGCACGACGCCATCGAAGTGCCGCTGATCCGCCTCGCCTGGGCGCGCTCGGGCGACAAGGGCGACACCTCGAACATCGGCGTCATCGCGCGCCGGCCCGAGTGGCTGCCGCTGTTGCGGGCGCAGCTCACGCCCGAGCGGGTGCGCGAGCACCTCGTGCATCTGGTCAAGGGCAAAGTCGTGCGCCACGAAGTCCCCGGCATTCACGCGTTCAACTTCGTCTGCGAGC